One stretch of Chitinophaga pendula DNA includes these proteins:
- a CDS encoding metallophosphoesterase, translated as MKKEAERGGRTAGSVLFDLQKKGMYYLRSSLVRYSLLLVMLLNIGLSLLAQQPYTNKVIREDTGDFQFVIMADRTGSHREGVFEAGISKVNLLQPDFVMSVGDLIEGYKTDGRLLKQEWAELDSMVGALDTRFYYVAGNHDYSNTGMASLWQQRMGAAYYHFRYKDCLFLCVNSEDSPGSKAPDVGAAQYAYFRDVIAANKDVRWTFVFMHQPLWLYDNTPQWGALERLLPASRHTVFAGHIHRYTSYVRQDSRYLVLGTTGGVSWLKGKAFGEVDHVTRVAWRNGQPVISNLLLDGILAPDFVTDTTARIFTSFASRPPVYLQPLYFNNMQSFSQATLVVTNEHPYPLVATFQALANADYVPLLPSLEVRAEPHTTQKVTIPVQALHRYAIDTAATLVYMANCRFLREGGAEINWEQAIKMKPLRRYPLRRVQAPVVVDGRLDEWERLSYQVADKKGKSPLRYAFDLRYDTANVYIAVDVKDEDLYIPPATAPIEMDGIIITIDGNDSSRSVFNTADIDAQLRGEWRYLGIVPAQDSGTLVYRHLIPAAFKGQYRRTRGGYTAELSFPLAYLSEKQGRDWRYLRFNITVVDRGKGQQPVKMDWQPFWSNNVPGTGMFFR; from the coding sequence ATGAAAAAGGAGGCCGAACGGGGAGGTCGTACAGCAGGTTCGGTTCTTTTTGATTTGCAGAAAAAAGGCATGTATTATCTGAGATCTTCACTTGTGCGTTATAGTCTGTTATTGGTGATGCTGTTAAACATCGGCTTATCGTTGTTGGCGCAGCAGCCTTATACGAATAAAGTGATCCGGGAAGATACCGGTGATTTTCAGTTCGTCATTATGGCGGACCGTACGGGAAGTCACCGGGAAGGTGTATTTGAAGCCGGCATCAGCAAGGTGAACCTGTTACAACCTGATTTTGTGATGAGTGTAGGGGATCTGATAGAAGGGTATAAGACGGATGGGCGGCTTTTGAAGCAGGAATGGGCAGAGCTGGATAGTATGGTAGGGGCGTTGGATACCCGTTTTTATTATGTAGCCGGCAACCATGATTATTCCAATACGGGGATGGCTTCGTTGTGGCAGCAGCGGATGGGAGCGGCTTATTATCATTTTCGTTACAAGGACTGTTTATTCCTCTGTGTGAATTCGGAGGACAGTCCGGGTAGTAAGGCACCCGATGTGGGAGCGGCGCAGTACGCTTATTTCCGGGATGTGATAGCGGCGAATAAGGATGTGCGATGGACATTTGTATTTATGCATCAGCCGCTTTGGTTGTACGACAATACACCACAATGGGGGGCATTGGAGCGGTTGCTACCGGCAAGTCGACATACGGTGTTTGCAGGGCATATTCACCGGTACACCAGTTATGTAAGGCAGGACAGCCGGTACCTGGTGTTGGGGACTACGGGCGGTGTGTCGTGGCTGAAAGGGAAAGCATTCGGAGAAGTGGATCATGTAACCAGGGTAGCATGGCGTAACGGGCAACCGGTGATCAGCAACTTGTTGTTGGATGGGATATTGGCACCGGACTTTGTGACGGATACTACTGCCCGGATATTTACTTCTTTTGCCAGTCGTCCGCCGGTTTATCTGCAGCCCCTTTATTTTAACAACATGCAATCCTTTTCTCAGGCGACGCTGGTGGTCACGAACGAGCATCCGTATCCTTTAGTAGCGACATTTCAGGCGCTGGCGAATGCTGATTATGTGCCTTTGCTGCCATCGTTGGAAGTACGGGCGGAGCCGCATACCACTCAAAAAGTGACGATACCGGTACAGGCGTTACATCGTTATGCTATTGATACGGCGGCGACATTGGTGTATATGGCGAATTGCCGTTTTCTACGGGAAGGAGGTGCGGAGATCAACTGGGAGCAGGCTATAAAAATGAAGCCGCTGAGGCGTTATCCGCTACGTCGGGTGCAGGCGCCGGTAGTTGTAGATGGCCGTTTGGATGAATGGGAGCGATTGTCCTACCAGGTGGCAGACAAGAAGGGGAAGAGTCCGCTGCGTTATGCATTTGATCTGCGATATGATACTGCCAATGTGTATATAGCGGTAGATGTGAAGGATGAGGACCTCTATATACCACCTGCTACGGCACCCATTGAGATGGACGGGATCATTATCACAATAGACGGAAATGATAGCAGCCGGAGTGTTTTCAATACGGCAGATATAGATGCGCAATTGCGAGGGGAGTGGCGATACCTGGGGATCGTGCCAGCACAGGATTCCGGAACATTAGTATACCGGCATCTCATTCCTGCTGCATTTAAGGGGCAATATCGTCGTACGCGCGGAGGTTATACGGCGGAGTTATCATTTCCGCTGGCATATTTATCGGAGAAGCAGGGAAGGGATTGGCGATATTTACGGTTTAATATTACGGTGGTAGACCGAGGAAAAGGGCAGCAGCCTGTGAAGATGGACTGGCAGCCTTTTTGGAGTAACAATGTGCCAGGTACGGGTATGTTCTTTCGTTGA
- a CDS encoding M57 family metalloprotease has translation MNPIITNFKTLIGVTGLLVALGTTGCKKEAATVETQPQISVASVETLTDFLSKTTGADKANITYDEQKGLFTANEDLLITKDELQKHYDKNQTAGANTEHWRGTYLVSNAYITNVKVRNSVSNSSWSNALVSAIANWNASNVSSVSKLRFTFVSSGQDITVTDLSNEASGWVARAYLPGSNGRPGATVEINRYHDGLGQSTKVFALTHELGHNIGLLHTNQNQGVFIQGTPASDPNSVMNSFVLPWNGFTSGDVTAIRILYPR, from the coding sequence ATGAACCCAATTATCACCAATTTCAAAACCCTCATCGGTGTAACTGGCCTGCTCGTAGCCTTAGGTACAACCGGATGTAAAAAAGAAGCAGCAACTGTCGAAACCCAACCACAAATCAGTGTTGCCAGTGTAGAAACCCTTACAGATTTTCTCAGCAAAACTACAGGAGCAGACAAAGCGAACATCACTTATGATGAACAAAAAGGTTTGTTTACAGCTAATGAAGACCTGCTGATCACCAAAGATGAGCTGCAAAAACATTACGACAAGAACCAAACTGCCGGTGCTAACACAGAGCATTGGCGTGGTACTTACCTGGTATCGAATGCGTATATCACGAATGTGAAAGTGCGTAATTCCGTATCCAATTCCAGCTGGTCCAATGCGTTGGTATCTGCTATCGCCAACTGGAATGCCAGCAATGTCAGCAGTGTGTCCAAACTGCGTTTCACTTTTGTAAGCTCAGGTCAGGATATTACGGTAACAGATCTTTCTAATGAGGCTTCCGGTTGGGTAGCCCGTGCTTACCTGCCAGGTTCTAATGGCAGACCAGGAGCAACGGTAGAGATCAACCGTTATCATGATGGTCTGGGTCAAAGTACCAAAGTATTTGCGTTGACACATGAGCTGGGCCATAACATTGGTCTGCTGCACACCAACCAGAATCAAGGCGTGTTTATCCAAGGCACTCCTGCTTCCGATCCAAACTCTGTAATGAATTCATTTGTATTGCCATGGAATGGCTTTACCAGTGGAGATGTAACCGCTATCAGGATCCTGTATCCGAGATAA
- a CDS encoding YwbE family protein yields the protein MSGQYRRDIYPGLEVGVILKKDQRTNRVTYGIVKDLLTSAPYHSRGIKVRLEDGQVGRVTEIVGDPEE from the coding sequence ATGAGCGGTCAATACAGAAGAGATATATACCCTGGACTGGAAGTAGGTGTCATCCTTAAAAAGGATCAACGTACGAACAGAGTGACCTATGGCATCGTTAAAGACCTGCTGACATCTGCACCCTATCACTCCCGAGGTATCAAAGTCCGCCTGGAAGACGGACAGGTAGGACGGGTAACAGAAATAGTGGGAGATCCTGAAGAATAA
- a CDS encoding RNA 2'-phosphotransferase — MIALLSLGGVSLRQANQGHSVKIDLALQAQQPPAQLYHGTVSRFLDSIRETGLLKMTRQHVHLSTELLTAQKVGGRRGRPYILSVDSAKMFHDGHVFFLSDNGVWLTDHVPPRYIDFNYQPEDGK; from the coding sequence ATGATAGCGTTACTCTCTTTGGGAGGTGTATCTTTGCGCCAGGCTAACCAGGGGCATTCTGTTAAGATAGACCTGGCTTTGCAGGCACAACAGCCTCCCGCACAATTGTATCATGGTACGGTATCCAGGTTCCTGGATAGTATCCGGGAAACAGGTCTACTGAAGATGACCCGGCAACATGTGCATTTGTCAACGGAACTACTTACTGCGCAAAAAGTAGGCGGCAGGAGGGGGCGCCCTTATATTTTGTCCGTCGACAGTGCAAAAATGTTCCATGATGGTCATGTTTTTTTCTTGTCAGACAATGGGGTATGGCTGACGGATCATGTACCTCCCCGGTATATTGATTTTAATTATCAGCCAGAGGACGGCAAGTAG
- a CDS encoding helix-turn-helix domain-containing protein translates to MEQVLMATLVQLLFAAVLLYKHLLREQVNIYLVYLLGLGSFHMLLKMLLLWLLPGNHEYPLIVMPFCFVYAPLIYLYIRARLGRSVLQQRMWIHLLPFAVLLSCCLWLIVRHAWTGDSNQVYTQAIRYCFLPFQVFYALAILTQLSAARKRQPSTSTGTIVAVTLAVILLVQAPVALVGQLQVFVDWLSSIFIPGYYWLLLLLFLVLIYSHLAERQLLPVMHMAVPVAEPPADKVKYEKSGLEEDYLADCYEKLQGHMERTQLYKEAGLNLNELATQLSLPRHHLSQALNQQSGKNFFQYINEWRVQEICRLMLQEENTDNFLQLAYECGFNSKSSFNQNFKKIVGMTPSEYYEQHKVII, encoded by the coding sequence ATGGAACAAGTTCTGATGGCAACCCTTGTCCAGTTGCTTTTTGCTGCTGTACTGCTTTACAAACACCTGTTACGTGAACAGGTAAATATTTACCTTGTCTACCTGCTAGGCCTGGGAAGTTTTCATATGCTGCTGAAGATGTTATTGCTCTGGTTATTGCCTGGTAACCATGAATATCCGCTGATAGTGATGCCCTTTTGTTTTGTTTATGCGCCGCTGATCTACCTGTATATCCGTGCGAGGCTGGGGCGGAGTGTGCTGCAGCAGCGTATGTGGATACATTTGCTGCCATTTGCGGTGCTACTAAGCTGTTGTCTGTGGCTGATCGTACGTCATGCCTGGACGGGGGATAGTAATCAGGTTTATACGCAGGCCATCAGGTATTGTTTTCTGCCTTTCCAGGTATTTTATGCATTGGCTATATTAACGCAGCTGTCCGCAGCGCGCAAGCGGCAGCCGTCGACATCCACCGGGACGATCGTGGCCGTTACGCTGGCGGTGATATTGTTGGTACAGGCGCCAGTGGCGTTGGTTGGCCAGTTGCAGGTATTTGTAGACTGGTTATCATCTATATTTATCCCCGGTTACTATTGGTTGCTGTTATTACTTTTTCTGGTACTTATTTATTCTCACCTGGCGGAGCGGCAGTTATTACCTGTCATGCACATGGCTGTACCTGTAGCAGAACCGCCGGCAGACAAGGTAAAATATGAGAAGTCGGGGCTAGAAGAGGATTACCTGGCTGATTGTTATGAGAAATTGCAAGGTCATATGGAGCGTACCCAATTATATAAAGAGGCGGGATTGAATCTGAATGAGCTGGCGACACAATTGTCATTGCCGCGCCACCACCTGTCGCAGGCATTGAATCAACAATCTGGTAAAAACTTCTTTCAATATATTAACGAATGGCGGGTACAGGAAATATGCCGGCTGATGTTGCAAGAAGAAAATACGGATAATTTTTTACAGCTGGCCTATGAATGTGGATTTAACTCCAAGTCCAGTTTCAACCAGAATTTCAAAAAGATTGTGGGCATGACCCCGAGCGAGTACTACGAACAGCACAAGGTCATAATTTGA